The genomic interval GATTTGGCCAATTTCGTTGGAACTGCAACTGAAACATTGATTCGTTTACTCAAAGAAATGAAAGAAGACGGGTATATCGATACCCAAACCCGCAAAATTTTTATTCTCAAAAAAGAAGAGTTGATTCAACTTGCTGGTGGACATCGGTAAGTTCTAATTATCGATAGTATTGCAGTTTATTTTTCATCCGCTTCAAATTACGAAGTGTCCAGCTCAAATTTTCGTTGTTTAGTGGATTGTCACACAAAGTATCCAGTTTTTGTTTCAAGGCATTTAAGACCTTTCTCTGCAGATTTGTTTGTTCGTAAGGTCCATCGACTTCATATTCCATTTTTTGATCAAGATACATGTCGCATAAAGCACTGAGCTTTTCAGCATCTGTTTTTGTGCACATCTTTTGGTTGTCAATTGATTGGATTAATTCAAGAGCATTTTTTGCATACTGATCCCGTAGTTGTTTCACTTTCGTTTGATCTACTTTGCTTAATGCTAGGAAATAAACTTCCAGAAACTTGTAATCATTTTTAGCAATTCGTTCCTTCAGGTTCAATTGTTTGCTAAATTCCTCAAAGGTTTTATGAGATGGATCTTGCAGTGTTAAATCGTTGAAAAAATAGTCCAGTAATCTCGAACCAGTGATATTTCGTATCAGATCTTTATCTGACTGGAAATTCACCCTGTTCGCACGGATTGCTTTTTCCAAATAACTGAACGATTGATCGTCCCAGGTAGAATTACTGGTTACGGCTGTCAATTCGTAGATCATATTTCTTTTTGCAAAAAAATTCATCAACGGTGAATCATAGAACATAGAAGGAGTTGAAGAGTAGAATACACGCTCCGGATTGCAGTGAATAAAATCCAATAAACACAAATCAACGGCCGGCATAAATCCATTTTTCACCGAAAGCTCCTGCTTTACTCCCTGAATTGAAAGACTCAACATGTTTGCACCTTGCGGCATATCTTCATACCCTAAAAGTTCTTTTGGAGCGATTTGTCGTGGCTTTTTACTCGCCTTCAGCTGTTTTATCCATTCCGAATAGGGAAGAACCGGTTCGTTTTTAGGATTTAGAATCAAAGCTGTTCGGCAATAGAATTGGTATTCTTCCTTGGACAAAGAAGTTTTCACCGAAGTTGTACCTTTTATTAAATCGAAATACCAGGCAGTTTGAAGCAGTGAATAATTGATCACCGTGACATCTTTTCGAAAACCAAGTACTTCCTGAACATACCAAAGTGGAAATGTATCCGAATCGCCTGCTGTGATTAGAACGCCATTTTTGGCACAATCAATTAATAATTCTTTGGCGTATGCAATGGCTTCTTCACCATACTTGGCTTGTTTTAGAAAAACCGCTGCACGTTCATTTTCCCGAACGGATAACATCGTATGGTAATAGTTAAGAATATCGTGATTGATCTTTAGATTCAAATCGTCGAAAACCAAGGGTTTGAATGTTGGATCTTTTTGCTGAATTTTTCGGTAACAGTCCAGACTTTTTTCGCTGAGTTCCATAAAGGAAGTGATTCTGTTCTTTGGGAGTTTCTGATAACCTAATTCAGGAAGGTCTTTTGTTTTCAGGATATCGCTTCCCATCTGATTCGGATGAATATAATCGCATGCTTCATCGGAATAAGCTCTTGCCAGCATTTCCAATTCAGGGGAAGTAAGATCTTCCTGATCTTTCAGTAGTTCGATTAGTTCATGGGTAGAATTCGGGTAACCAAATAAATAGTTCATATCGTAAGACGTTTCAAAGCTTTTGGAAGCTATTAATCCCTGATCGTAAACTTGACCGCTGTATGCTTGTTTATCTATGTATGGAGATAAATCCGGTTTTAGATATTTTTTTGTTTCAGCATCCCAAACTTTCAGGAATGTAGGATCTTTTAATTTGTTTTCTTGCCATGAAACGATCTTCAGGTAATATCCATCTGCTTTTTTAGCTAAATTGAATTGACAATTATTTCCCGGTGCGGTAATCAGTTTATTTACTTGTGTATAAACCTCTTCAAATGCAGGAAACGGATTTTCCCGTAGAGCAGATAACGAGTTTGATGAAGCACTTTGGCAGCTGGTGATTATTAGAAATAAAGCAAGGCCGGATAGTAATTTAAGTGTCGCTTTCATGAAGTAATTTTTGCTAAAAATAAGAAGAGGATTGGAAATAACCGGAATTAAGTGAGAATTTAAAGTTCTTCTTTTCTAAATAATAGGTTTCCAATGATGTAGATGACCATGAACTTAATTTAACTTTTTGATTCGTTTTTTATGCGATTTGATTGCTAAATTTGCGCCAATGACAATTCTCTGACAATCTTCTGATATTTTTTATATAATAAAAATTTGAAGTTTTTTGTGAATAGTCAATTTAGACATGAATTATCTTAAATAGTAATACAAATGGCAGCAGAACACAACGCAGCAGCAACAAAACCAATTGAGCCGAAAGTAAATGAACTTATTGGATCACGTAAATCAATCATTCTTGCAACAGTAGATGCGGAAGGAAATCCTACTTCTAGTTATGCACCGTTTGCACGATCAGGGAATAAATTCTATATTCTTGTTTCGTTTATGGCTCGTCATACGAAGAATTTAAAAGAAGTTGGTAAAGTTTCAGCCATGTTTGTTGAAGATGAATCAGAAACCAATCAGATTTATGCGCGTCACCGATTGACATTGGATGTTTCTACAAAAGAAATCGCAAGGGATACACCAGAGTGGGAAGAAGGAGTTTCAAAATTACAAGCTGCTCATGGAAAGATTTTAGATATTTTAGTTGGAATGCAGGATTTTATTATGATTGAATTAACTACAATCAAAGGGGCTTATGTAAATGGCTTTGGAAGTGCATACTTTGTAGATGAGAACTTGGAAATTCTTCAGCATAGAAATGATATTAATCACCAACCGGTGGAGAAGTCTTCGAATTAATCATTCGTTTTTTTGAATAAAATGGTCCTCGAATATAACTCTTTTGGTTGTTTCGGGGATTTTTTATGTTCAGCTGTGAAGGAACTCAGTATGTTTGGGCTTCGCTTTTCTGAAAACTTCTACCTTTATGAAAAAAAATAGTACATCTATGAAAAACTCTCCATATTCAGTAGAAGAACGTTTTGTGCGCTATGTACAAATTGATACTACTGCAGATCCTAATTCACCTTCTTTTCCTTCCAGTGAGAAACAAAAAGATCTTTCTCATTTATTAGTGAAAGAATTGAAGGCATTGGGAATAGAAGATGCTGAATCGGATCAGTGGGGGTATGTGTATGCAACGATTCCTGCTACATCGGCAAAAGAGAATATTCCGACGATTTGTTTTTGTTCGCACATGGATACTGCTCCAGATTGTTCAGGAACAAACGTAAAACCAATTATTCACCGCAATTATACAGGTGCGCCGATTACACTTCCAGATGATCCGACTCAAATTATTACAACTGAAAAACACGCGTATTTAAAAGAGAAAATCGGTGATGACTTAATTACTGCTTCTGGCTTGACTTTACTTGGAGCAGATGACAAAGCAGGAGTGGCAATTATCATGGATTTGGCGGAACAATTGATGAAGAAGAAGGATATTCCTCATGGGAAAATTCGTATTCTGTTTACTCCAGATGAAGAAGTTGGAAGAGGGGTAGAACAATTGGACATGGAAAAGCTGTGTGCTGATTTTGGTTATACCTTGGATTCTGGAGAATTGGGAGCTATTGAAGACGAATCTTTTTCTGCAGATGCTATGACTTTTGTAATTACAGGAGTGAGTGCACATCCTGGTTACGCAAAAGGAAAAATGGTTCATGCCATGAAAGTTGCAAGTGCATTTGTAGATGCATTGCCAAAAGATGAATGGTCGCCCGAAAGTACAAGAGATAGAGAAGGTTTTGTTCATCCAACAGCTATTACCGGTGGATTGGAAGAAGTAACGGTAAGTTTTATTATTCGAGATCACATTACAGCCAAGCTTTCAGAGTATGAAACACGTTTGGAAGGGATTTTGAAAGAAACTATCACCAAATTCCCTGGAGCAACTTATACTTCAAAAGTGACGGAGCAATACCGTAATATGAAAGAGATCATTCAAGATGTTCCTTTCGTTACCAATTATGCCATCGAAGCAATGGAAAATGCTGGAATCACTCCAAAACCAACAATTATTCGAGGAGGAACAGATGGTTCGCGTATGTCTTTCATGGGCTTACCATGTCCGAATATTTTCACTGGAGAAATGGCCATTCACAGCCGACACGAGTATGTGAGTATTCAGGATATGCAGAAGGCGGTGGATACTTTAGTAGAATTGGTACAGATTTGGGAGAAACACTGACAGGTTCAAAAGTTCCAATGTTCAAAAGGTTTAAAATTGATAAAATGGAAAGTTTTTATTTGAACTATTGAACTATTGAACTATTGAACTATTGAACTATTGAACTATTGAACTATTGAACTATTGAACACGATTTATTTAGCAATGGAAGAATCAGAAAACATCTTGTACAACAATCTGAAAGAAGCGTTTATGCTTCGTGAAGACATTACCTTTTTTAATTTTGGTTCTTTTGGTGCTTGTCCAAAGCCGATTTTTGAAGAGTATCAGCGTTTTCAGCGTGAATTGGAGTACGAACCTGTTCAGTTTATTGTAAACAAAGGTCCTGAATATATGAAAGAGAGTCGGGTTCGATTGGCAGAATACTTGACTTGCGATTCGGATGACTTGGTATATGTTCCGAATCCAACGTATGCAGTGAATATTGTTGCTCGTTCTCTGGATTTGAAAGCTGGAGATGAGGTGTTGAGTACAAATATTGAATACGGTGCTTGCGATAGAACTTGGGATTTTTATTGCGCAGAGAAAGGTGCGAAATACATCAAACAAACCATTTCATTGCCTTTGACTTCGAAAGAGGCGTTTTTAAGCGATTTCTGGAAGGGTTTTAGCGATAAAACGAGATTGGTATTTCTTTCACAAATAACATCGGCTACGGGGTTAATTTTACCTGTAAAAGAGATTTGCGAGGAAGCGAAGCGAAGAGGAGTATTGGTTTTTATTGACGGGGCTCATGTTCCAGGACATATTCCGCTAAATCTCACAGAGCTAAATGCTGATTTTTATACAGGTGCTTGCCATAAATGGATGTTAACTCCTAAAGGTTCAAGCTTTTTACATGTGAAATCGGAACATCAAAAACAATTAGATCCGTTGGTTGTGAGTTGGGGTTATAAATCTGATTTTCCAAGTCAATCACAGTTTTTGGACTATCATCAATTCAATGGAACGCGCGATTTTTCTGCTTATCTGACGATTCCGAAGGCCATTGCATTTATGAAATGGAATAATTGGTTAGGAGAAGCTGAAGATTGTAGGATTCTCGTTCAAAAGTGGCTTCCAAGATTGTGTGAGTTGGTTGGTTCTAAACCTTTGGCTCCAGTAACGGATGAATTTATTGGTCAAATGGGAAGTATTCCTGTAGAATGCGACAATCCAATTGACTTGAAGAACATTCTCTACAACGAATTCAAAATTGAAATTCCAGTGATGGTGCAGAACGGACAAGCGTATATTCGTTTTTCGATCAATGTGTTTAATACGGAAGAGGATTTGGTGAGATTGGAAAATGCACTGAAAGATTTAAAGGAACGCAAATTAATTTTTTAACCGCAAAGAATGGAAGAACGCAAAGATGGGAAGCAACATATCTTCCTAATCGGTTTCATGGGAAGCGGTAAATCTACCGTTGGTGAATTACTTGCTGAAAGATTGAGCTTGCCCTTTATTGATTCAGATAGAGAAATTGAAAAGTCGGAAGGGAAGTCGATTGACGAAATTTTTTCAAGAGAAGGAGAGAAAGCTTTTCGAGATATGGAGCTTAATTTTTTAGTTGAATTAAAGGGGTTAAAACCATCTGTTGTTTCTCTAGGAGGAGGGCTTCCTGCAATTAATGGAGCTCTTGAATTAATGCATCAATTTGGATTAGTTATTTATTTGAATACGAGTTTATTGACATTGATTCAGCGATTAAAAAATGAGAAAGACTTACGACCTTTGTTAAAAGATTTAAGCGATGCTGAATTTCACCCATTTGTGGAAGATTTATTGAGTCAGCGGGTACATTTTTACAAGCAAGCAAAACTCATTATGCCAAATGAACGAAATTCACCTATTGAATTAGTTGATAAATTAACAAAAGAATTAAATAAACTTAATTATTAGTTATTAATCTTCTTCCTCAATCCCAAAGAAATTAGTGCTATCTCCGTTTGCTTCTCGGTTTAAGAAATAGTAATGAAGACTCGAGTGACCGATGAATAAAAAGAATGCAATCTTATCGAAAGTTGTTGTGTCATTGTACCAATAAGAAAAGCCGAGCAAGAACCACATTGAAAGTAAATAAACACCTCCAGAAATCCATATAAAGTATATGAAATAGGTTCTTTTTCGCCACTGAAGAGCTAATCCAATAAATATTCCAGTCCAAGTAATTAGCGCAATGTTGTAAAATGTAATGAGGCTGCTTTGAAAATCTGTTCCAATAAAACCCAAGGCTTGGCCTCGACTTTCAATCAAAGAATGCACATCCAAGCCTTTTTCTTGCTCAATCCACTCGGTATTTGTCAGAACCACATATCCAAGGATTATCCAAATCAAAAAAATCAGCCAAATAACGATTCCGAGATAGAAACTTACTTGTGTATAAGCATCAGGTGTTTCTTTTCCAAAGATTAAGTTACGTAATCGACTTAAAATAGGAATTGGGCTTTCTAAATGAGCCTCAAAATTTTCCCGAAAGGAGTTTTTTTTATCTGAATCCGTCACTCAACGAATTTAACTAATTTCGTAGAATGAATGAGTATCTATCCAAGGAAAAATGGAATGAATATTTGGTTGAAACGGAGCAAATGAACTTTTCTAGCCCAGAAGTTCAAGCCTTCATACAAACGATTCCGCGTTTTCCGGATTCAGTTTCACAGGCAGTAGCGATTTATGAAACTGTCCGCGATTCATTTTTATATGATCCATATCACTTGGATTTGCGACCAGAATTCTTGAAAGCGAGTATTGTAGCTAATAAAAACAGAGCTTGGTGTGTTGAAAAATCACTTTTGGCGGCTGCTTGTTTTCGTTTTTTTGGTTACCCAGCCAGATTGGGTTTTGGTATTGTGAAAAATCATATTGGAGTAGAAAAACTAAAATCCTATTTGAAAAGGGATGAAATTGTTTTTCATGGCTATGTGGGAATTTGGCTTGAAGGAAAATGGAGTAAATGTACGCCTGCTTTCGATCCTCGGATTTGTAAGTTAAGCGGAGTTCCTTTGTTAGAGTGGGATGGAAGGAGTGATTCTCTTTTTCAGGCATATGTTGAAAATACTCAGTTTATGGAGTACATCCATTTTTATGGTGAATTTGAGGATGTTCCTTTTAAGCTGATGCATGCCGAAATGCAAAAGTATTATCCTGATTTGTTTGAAAATCCAATTGCTTCTAAAGCATTCTCATTTCATTTTGATCCAAAATTTGTATCAATCTAATCGAATTTGAAAATTTCCAAATTCCCGAATTCGCAAATTCTCGTGTTCACAAAGATATGAACAGATTTATATTTAAGTTATTGATAATCATTATATTGATGTTTCAATGTGATTTAGTAATTTTCTTAAACCTCTACTTTCCCATTCGAAATAGGTAGTTCTAATTTCGAGTTTCTCACTTTTACGAATTTGGGTTCCAAAATTAAAAATGTGCAGTCATCCGTTTGTTCGCCTTCTCCCTTCCAGAAAGCAAACTGATTCATGAGTCGGTTGTATAAAACACTGCTGGATTGGTTGTTCAATGAACGAGATAAGATATAGCGCAGTTGCTTCTTTCCAAATTTCTTATTGGATTCCATTCCAAATTGATCCACGATTCCATCGGTGAAAACAACTAATTTGTCGTCTTCTTCAAGTGTCAGGTATTGCGATTTAAATTCCAAATGATTCATATAGGTAAATCCTATTGGAACGCGTTCACCATTCAATTCAATTACTTCAGAATTTCGAACAATCCATAAAGGCATCTGTGCACCTGCGAAATGTAATTCCCGACTGCGTTTATCGAAACAAAAAATAGCGATATCCATTCCGTCCATCCGTTGTTCTTCGCTAGAACTGATTCTTCGAAGAATTGTTTTTCGCAAGGAATCAAGAAGTTCATTGGGTTTTCGAATTCCATCAGCGAATAATTCATCCAAAGTATTCATTCCTAGTACGCTCAACAATGCTCCAGGAACACCATGTCCAGTGCAATCGGCCAGTGCAAATAAAATTTTATCGCTTCCATTTTCTCGGAAATTTTTCATCCAATAAAAATCACCCCCCACTAAATTTTTGGGAGTATAATGGATATGAGCTTGTTCGAAATGTTGGGCTAATTGTTTTCTGGAAACCAGAAGTGATTCTTGCAATTTTTGAGCGTAGCGCAAGCTATCCATCATTTCAGTATGTTGTTTTTCCAATTGCACATTTTTCTCATGCAATGCAATGGTTCTTCGCATCACTCGGTCTTCCAATAAATGCAGATCCCATTTGATTTTACGAGCCATTTTCAGGAAATGAATACTTATTTGACCAATTTCATTCTTCGGTAATTGGTGCGTAATAGTTTCATCCGATTGGTAATTGGAAGCAATAAAGTCGTTCATACTTTTTTGTAATCTACTGACTTGGACACTAATGTTTCTAATGATGTAGATACTACCAATAATTAAAGCTAAAAAAGCAATTCCAGAGATGATGTATTGAATTTTAAGTGAATCATTGGATAAATCGTACGACTCTTGAATAATTCGACCTCTCAATTGACGTAAATTGGATTGAACGGTAGTCATATTTGCAGTCCAAGTAGAATAGTGATTGTTTTTTTGGATTGCAAACAAGAGTTGCATGCGACTTCGAACCGAATCAAAATACTGTAAATACTGATTCAATTGAGCAGGATAATCCTTTCTTAGTTTCCACAGTTCGATTTCGGCATGGAGCGATTTGGCATAATTCTCATCATTACGCATGATGTAATCCTTTTCATGTCTGCGTAAACTCAATATTTGTTGGTCAAACTGAGGGAATTCTTCTTCTAAATTGTGGATGACCTCTCTCATTTTACCGATGTATCCATATTCTTTGAATCCTATTTTTGCTACATCGTTTAAAATACGGTCTTCAATGAGTTGAATATTATTGAGACTTTGACCTATAAGTACTTGATTTTGATTACTTTCAGAGAAAATATCGTTTAACTTTAGTCGAATATTTTCATGAGTAAAGCTGTTTTTACGTCGATATTCTTGCTCATTCTTAGCAACAGAATCGTACCAAAATCGTTGATTGGTAATTTCTTCCATCCAATCTTTATGTTCCTGAATTTGTGAGGAAAGATTATCAAGTTTAATTAAAAGACTTTGTTTTTCATGAATTCTCTGGTTGAAATACCATGAGAAAGAAGCAAATACCAACAACACGAATCCAAATCCACCAAGGACTACCACCAACGATTTTTTCATACTGCAAAAGTCAGGTCTTCAGTTTGTACTACTGTAAACTGAAAATCAAATTCCTGTTAACTCACGTTAGATAATGATGAATTAAAACTTGAAAAAACTATCTTTATTCTCAAATTGAAGAACAATGAAGTCAGTATTACTTTTATTATCACTCGGAATAGTCGGAATTCTTAACGCACAAAAAATTCATTACAATTTAGGAATGTCAAAGCCTCAGAACCATTATTTTGAGGTTGAAATGGAAATTTCGGAATTCAAAGCGACCGAATTAACGGTTAAAATGCCAGTCTGGGCACCTGGTTCTTACTTGGTTCGTGAGTTTTCTAAAAATGTGAATCTCGTTCGTGCATTTGATGAAAAGGGAGCAGAATTAAAAGTTGGAAAGACTTCTAAAAATGCATGGAAAATTACAACTGGAAAAGCGAAAAAAGTGAATGTTCAATACGAAGTATATGCCTTTGAATTGTCTGTTCGAACAAGCTTTTTGGATTTGACTCACGGATTTGTATCTAGTTCAGGTGTGTTTTGTTATTTAGATGGATACAAAGATAAACCAGGAACAATAACTGTACAGCCTTATAAAGATTTTAAAGTAATAACGACTCCTTTGGAAAAAGCGGAGGTGCAAAAAGATGGAGAAGGGGCACAAACATTTCAGTTCCCGAATTACGATATTCTAGTTGACTCTCCTTTTGAAATTGGAAATCAAGAAGTTTTTTCCTTTAAAGTAGGCGAAACGAATCACCGTGTGGCTTTATATGGTGGGGGAAATTACGATATTGATGAGTTGAAAGTAGGTATGTCTCGTATTATCACCGCTGAAAATGATGTTTTTGCTGGGAAAAACCCGAATAAAAATTATACATTCATCGTTCACAATGTGGTGAATGGACAAGGAGGATTAGAGCATTTGAATTCGTGTGTTTTGAGTGTAAACCGCTGGACTTATGGAAATGGGTACAAGGATTTTCTTTCATTAGTTGCACATGAATATTTTCACTTATGGAATGTAAAACGGATTCGTCCAATTCAATTAGGACCATTTAATTACGACGAAGAAAATTATACCTCCTTGTTATGGGTAATGGAAGGTTTCACGTCGTATTACGATGAATTATTGCTTGTGAGAGCTGGATATTATACCAAAGAAGAATATTTGAGAAAACTACAAGGTACTTTGAATTATGTGGAGGGCTCTGTTGGATCAAGGGTTCAGCCTGTTGCACATTCTAGTTATGACGCTTGGATTAAAGGGTATCGTCCGAATGAAAACAGTGCAAATACAACTATGACTTATTATTCAAGAGGTGGAATTTTAGCTGCATATTTGGATGCGACAATTATCGATAAATTCAATGGTTCGAAGTGCTTGGATCATTTTATGCAGTATTTATACGAGGAATTTTACATCAAAAAGAATCGTGGATTTACGGAGCAAGAATTTCAAGATGCATTGGAGAAATTCCTGGGTCAAGACATGGATTATTTCTTCGATAAGTATGTAAATGGTACAGAGATTCCTAACTACCAGGAGGTTTTTGCTAAAATTGGTTTGGATGTAACATACACAGGGAAATCGGTAACATCATTTGGAGCATCACTTTCGCAGGAAGGAGGAAATTGCATCGTGAAATCTATTCGTGCTGGAAGTTCAGCTGAATCTGCTGGGTTAAGCGTTGGAGATGAAGTTCTAGCTGCCGATAATCAACGTGTTGACAATGCAGCATTGGAAAGTTATATTGCTGGTATTGGCGAAGGAGAAACGTGTAAATTACTAATCGCACGTGATGAATTAGTGATGGAATTGACAATGACAATGAGTTTATACGAAAGACCATCATTCAAACTAACTCCAATTGGAACAGCAAATGCCAAATTCGATTATTGGTTGCGGGCGATTTAAGGAATAATTGAAAAATAATTGAACGAGGCATTCGAAAGTTTGCCTCTTTTTCGTTGAAACTATTTTGTAATAGATTTGTTCGCTTTCAATTTGTATTTTTAGAACGATAGCACACAACCCAAAAAAAGAAATAGACAACTTAATCTATGTTGTGATTCGCTTTCAATTTGTATTTTTAGAACGATAGCACACAACTAGCCTCTAGGTAGGCATCTGATTGATACTGTTGTGATTCGCTTTCAATTTGTATTTTTAGAACGATAGCACACAACATAAACAATCGGTCAACTGGTCCGTTAGGTGTTGTGATTCGCTTTCAATTTGTATTTTTAGAACGATAGCACACAACTACCAATAAAGAGGCTGTTTTATCAGACACGTTGTGATTCGCTTTCAATTTGTATTTTTAGAACGATAGCACACAACTCCAGTAAAAATTGCAGCACATACCACAGGTTGTGATTCGCTTTCAATTTGTATTTTTAGAACGATAGCACACAACGACGTTCGCTTCGCTATGATGACTTTACTTGTTGTGATTCGCTTTCAATTTGTATTTTTAGAACGATAGCACACAACCCTCAAATTATAGAACTTTGTATTACTTGTGTTGTGATTCGCTTTCAATTTGTATTTTTAGAACGATAGCACACAACACAAAAACAAAAGAACAGTACTCGGAACTAGTTGTGATTCGCTTTCAATTTGTATTTTTAGAACGATAGCACACAACAACAACAGAACATACATACTACTCATGTCCGTTGTGATTCGCTTTCAATTTGTATTTTTAGAACGATAGCACACAACCAATTATAGTTAAGGATTTACATAATATACGTTGTGATTCGCTTTCAATTTGTATTTTTAGAACGATAGCACACAACAATTTAACTCTCATTGGTTTCTGTGTTTGTGTTGTGATTCGCTTTCAATTTGTATTTTTAGAACGATAGCACACAACTGAAGAACAAGTCAATTCGTTGCTTTACGGTTGTGATTCGCTTTCAATTTGTATTTTTAGAACGATAGCACACAACTTTCTTAATGC from Fluviicola taffensis DSM 16823 carries:
- a CDS encoding pyridoxamine 5'-phosphate oxidase family protein, which produces MAAEHNAAATKPIEPKVNELIGSRKSIILATVDAEGNPTSSYAPFARSGNKFYILVSFMARHTKNLKEVGKVSAMFVEDESETNQIYARHRLTLDVSTKEIARDTPEWEEGVSKLQAAHGKILDILVGMQDFIMIELTTIKGAYVNGFGSAYFVDENLEILQHRNDINHQPVEKSSN
- the pepT gene encoding peptidase T yields the protein MKKNSTSMKNSPYSVEERFVRYVQIDTTADPNSPSFPSSEKQKDLSHLLVKELKALGIEDAESDQWGYVYATIPATSAKENIPTICFCSHMDTAPDCSGTNVKPIIHRNYTGAPITLPDDPTQIITTEKHAYLKEKIGDDLITASGLTLLGADDKAGVAIIMDLAEQLMKKKDIPHGKIRILFTPDEEVGRGVEQLDMEKLCADFGYTLDSGELGAIEDESFSADAMTFVITGVSAHPGYAKGKMVHAMKVASAFVDALPKDEWSPESTRDREGFVHPTAITGGLEEVTVSFIIRDHITAKLSEYETRLEGILKETITKFPGATYTSKVTEQYRNMKEIIQDVPFVTNYAIEAMENAGITPKPTIIRGGTDGSRMSFMGLPCPNIFTGEMAIHSRHEYVSIQDMQKAVDTLVELVQIWEKH
- a CDS encoding aminotransferase class V-fold PLP-dependent enzyme, whose translation is MEESENILYNNLKEAFMLREDITFFNFGSFGACPKPIFEEYQRFQRELEYEPVQFIVNKGPEYMKESRVRLAEYLTCDSDDLVYVPNPTYAVNIVARSLDLKAGDEVLSTNIEYGACDRTWDFYCAEKGAKYIKQTISLPLTSKEAFLSDFWKGFSDKTRLVFLSQITSATGLILPVKEICEEAKRRGVLVFIDGAHVPGHIPLNLTELNADFYTGACHKWMLTPKGSSFLHVKSEHQKQLDPLVVSWGYKSDFPSQSQFLDYHQFNGTRDFSAYLTIPKAIAFMKWNNWLGEAEDCRILVQKWLPRLCELVGSKPLAPVTDEFIGQMGSIPVECDNPIDLKNILYNEFKIEIPVMVQNGQAYIRFSINVFNTEEDLVRLENALKDLKERKLIF
- a CDS encoding shikimate kinase, translating into MEERKDGKQHIFLIGFMGSGKSTVGELLAERLSLPFIDSDREIEKSEGKSIDEIFSREGEKAFRDMELNFLVELKGLKPSVVSLGGGLPAINGALELMHQFGLVIYLNTSLLTLIQRLKNEKDLRPLLKDLSDAEFHPFVEDLLSQRVHFYKQAKLIMPNERNSPIELVDKLTKELNKLNY
- a CDS encoding transglutaminase-like domain-containing protein, translating into MNEYLSKEKWNEYLVETEQMNFSSPEVQAFIQTIPRFPDSVSQAVAIYETVRDSFLYDPYHLDLRPEFLKASIVANKNRAWCVEKSLLAAACFRFFGYPARLGFGIVKNHIGVEKLKSYLKRDEIVFHGYVGIWLEGKWSKCTPAFDPRICKLSGVPLLEWDGRSDSLFQAYVENTQFMEYIHFYGEFEDVPFKLMHAEMQKYYPDLFENPIASKAFSFHFDPKFVSI
- a CDS encoding SpoIIE family protein phosphatase, producing MKKSLVVVLGGFGFVLLVFASFSWYFNQRIHEKQSLLIKLDNLSSQIQEHKDWMEEITNQRFWYDSVAKNEQEYRRKNSFTHENIRLKLNDIFSESNQNQVLIGQSLNNIQLIEDRILNDVAKIGFKEYGYIGKMREVIHNLEEEFPQFDQQILSLRRHEKDYIMRNDENYAKSLHAEIELWKLRKDYPAQLNQYLQYFDSVRSRMQLLFAIQKNNHYSTWTANMTTVQSNLRQLRGRIIQESYDLSNDSLKIQYIISGIAFLALIIGSIYIIRNISVQVSRLQKSMNDFIASNYQSDETITHQLPKNEIGQISIHFLKMARKIKWDLHLLEDRVMRRTIALHEKNVQLEKQHTEMMDSLRYAQKLQESLLVSRKQLAQHFEQAHIHYTPKNLVGGDFYWMKNFRENGSDKILFALADCTGHGVPGALLSVLGMNTLDELFADGIRKPNELLDSLRKTILRRISSSEEQRMDGMDIAIFCFDKRSRELHFAGAQMPLWIVRNSEVIELNGERVPIGFTYMNHLEFKSQYLTLEEDDKLVVFTDGIVDQFGMESNKKFGKKQLRYILSRSLNNQSSSVLYNRLMNQFAFWKGEGEQTDDCTFLILEPKFVKVRNSKLELPISNGKVEV
- a CDS encoding M61 family metallopeptidase, with product MKSVLLLLSLGIVGILNAQKIHYNLGMSKPQNHYFEVEMEISEFKATELTVKMPVWAPGSYLVREFSKNVNLVRAFDEKGAELKVGKTSKNAWKITTGKAKKVNVQYEVYAFELSVRTSFLDLTHGFVSSSGVFCYLDGYKDKPGTITVQPYKDFKVITTPLEKAEVQKDGEGAQTFQFPNYDILVDSPFEIGNQEVFSFKVGETNHRVALYGGGNYDIDELKVGMSRIITAENDVFAGKNPNKNYTFIVHNVVNGQGGLEHLNSCVLSVNRWTYGNGYKDFLSLVAHEYFHLWNVKRIRPIQLGPFNYDEENYTSLLWVMEGFTSYYDELLLVRAGYYTKEEYLRKLQGTLNYVEGSVGSRVQPVAHSSYDAWIKGYRPNENSANTTMTYYSRGGILAAYLDATIIDKFNGSKCLDHFMQYLYEEFYIKKNRGFTEQEFQDALEKFLGQDMDYFFDKYVNGTEIPNYQEVFAKIGLDVTYTGKSVTSFGASLSQEGGNCIVKSIRAGSSAESAGLSVGDEVLAADNQRVDNAALESYIAGIGEGETCKLLIARDELVMELTMTMSLYERPSFKLTPIGTANAKFDYWLRAI